DNA from Mesorhizobium loti R88b:
GGCGACCCGCCACGCATCGCCATTGACCGTCGCCTCGGCGACTTCGACCGTCACCCGGTATTTGCGTGTGGTTGCTTCCATCCAGTCGCGGATGGCGGCTGATCCGCGATGCGTCTCGCCTTCGTCCCGGACCTTGGCGTCCGAAGAAAAGGGGGCGAGCATACCGTCTATGTCGTGGCGGTTCTTGGCGGCAAAATAGTCCGCCAGCGGCTGGGGGAGTTCTGTTGTCATGGCCTGTCTCCGGTGTAGGTTGCCGCAGCCATGGAGGCCGGTGGTTGTCCGGCGTCTAAAATGAGATATGCTGGTGAAATGACAAGAACCGACGAAAAAGTAAGGTACTTACCTGAAAGTAAGGACGAGCCTGAAAAACCCGAGACGCTGACGCCGTTGTCGGCGGCGAGCGGTGTGGAGAATGTGCTACGCATCCTCGAAGGGCGCTGGAAGCTGGTGATCCTGTTTCACCTGTTCGGCGGCAAGGTGCTGCGCTTTTCCGACCTCGAACGGGCGATCCCGGCGATCTCGCAAAAGATGCTCATCCAGCAGCTCAGGCAGATGGAGGCCGACGGCATTGTCCGCCGCATCGTACACCACCAGGTGCCGCCAAAGGTTGAGTACTGCCTGACCGATTGGGGCCAGGCACTGTGCCCGGCTCTGGACGCCCTGTTGAAATGGGCGGCGCAAAAGGAACCCACCGAGAGCTGACGTGGCTCTACCGCGTCGCGGCCACCTCGGCATGGCCGCGCAGCAGGGCCATCAGGCGTTTGGCATCCTTGGCGGCGGCCTCTTCGTCCCCGTCGAGGATCGAGCGGATCAGCGCGACGTGATGTTCGGCTGACTCGGCGAGGCCTGTGTCCGCCTTGTAGCGGAACCAGAAGCGGCGGCTGTGGGTCTGCAACGGGGCGG
Protein-coding regions in this window:
- a CDS encoding nuclear transport factor 2 family protein produces the protein MTTELPQPLADYFAAKNRHDIDGMLAPFSSDAKVRDEGETHRGSAAIRDWMEATTRKYRVTVEVAEATVNGDAWRVAGIVSGNFPGTPATLHYVFTLADNRIARLEIGA
- a CDS encoding winged helix-turn-helix transcriptional regulator — translated: MTPLSAASGVENVLRILEGRWKLVILFHLFGGKVLRFSDLERAIPAISQKMLIQQLRQMEADGIVRRIVHHQVPPKVEYCLTDWGQALCPALDALLKWAAQKEPTES